The following are encoded in a window of Cupriavidus oxalaticus genomic DNA:
- a CDS encoding metallophosphoesterase encodes MKLRILSDLHIEHNMPQQVPGCDADIVVLAGDIANGRDGIDWAARTFAQPVIYVPGNHEYYESNFDAVDRQMAEASAEHPGMHVLNGAVAEFDGASGRVRILGTTWWTDYTLFGVDRREDAMQACAGVMLDHRLIEVDGGNGKARHFTPADALARHEAASAWLAAQLARPFEGKTVVVTHHGPDLGSLDPRYSHDLVSGGFLSRRPDLVAQADLWIHGHTHTSFDYCIDDSRVVCNPRGYVSRRTGELENKCFDWCCVVEV; translated from the coding sequence ATGAAACTGCGCATCCTGAGCGACCTGCATATCGAGCACAACATGCCGCAGCAAGTGCCCGGCTGCGATGCCGACATCGTGGTGCTGGCCGGCGACATCGCCAACGGCCGCGACGGCATCGACTGGGCCGCGCGCACGTTCGCGCAACCCGTGATCTATGTGCCCGGCAACCACGAGTACTACGAGAGCAATTTCGATGCGGTCGACCGGCAGATGGCCGAAGCCTCGGCGGAGCATCCCGGCATGCACGTGCTCAACGGGGCCGTTGCCGAGTTCGACGGCGCCAGTGGCCGCGTGCGCATCCTGGGCACGACCTGGTGGACGGACTACACGCTGTTCGGCGTGGACCGGCGCGAGGATGCGATGCAGGCCTGCGCGGGCGTGATGCTGGACCACCGGCTGATCGAAGTCGACGGCGGCAACGGCAAGGCCCGCCATTTCACGCCGGCAGACGCGCTGGCGCGCCACGAGGCCGCTTCGGCCTGGCTGGCCGCGCAGCTGGCGCGACCGTTCGAGGGCAAGACCGTGGTGGTCACCCATCATGGCCCTGACCTGGGCAGTCTTGACCCGCGCTACTCGCATGACCTGGTATCCGGCGGATTCCTGTCGCGCCGGCCCGACCTGGTGGCGCAGGCGGACCTGTGGATCCATGGCCATACCCATACCAGCTTCGACTACTGCATCGACGATTCGCGCGTGGTGTGCAATCCTCGGGGTTATGTCAGCCGGCGCACGGGCGAGCTGGAAAACAAGTGCTTCGACTGGTGCTGCGTGGTTGAGGTCTGA
- a CDS encoding TauD/TfdA family dioxygenase, translating to MSSIASSMAIHNAMLREHPELLARLYQPFAFDRRHEEAPGQAPYTMTHVFSWHNGRLFNRYIRSFINTAQRFPDAPRLAPEDIAALDQFDACTQDPRFRIDMELAPGDMQFLNNYVVLHSRTSYEDHPELDRKRHLLRLWLFTPGLADVPESFRLRYLLTDAWAKNPRPPIYDVNQIMGVATH from the coding sequence ATGAGCAGCATTGCCAGCTCGATGGCCATCCACAACGCCATGCTGCGCGAGCATCCCGAACTGCTGGCGCGGCTGTACCAGCCCTTTGCGTTCGACCGCCGGCACGAGGAAGCGCCGGGCCAGGCGCCGTACACCATGACGCATGTGTTCAGCTGGCACAACGGCCGCCTGTTCAACCGCTATATCCGCAGCTTCATCAACACCGCGCAGCGCTTCCCGGACGCGCCCCGGCTGGCGCCGGAGGATATTGCCGCGCTCGACCAGTTCGACGCCTGCACGCAGGACCCGCGCTTCCGCATCGACATGGAGCTGGCGCCCGGCGACATGCAGTTCCTGAACAACTACGTCGTGCTGCACTCGCGCACCAGCTACGAGGACCATCCCGAGCTCGACCGCAAGCGCCACCTGCTGCGGCTGTGGCTGTTCACGCCGGGACTGGCCGATGTGCCGGAGAGTTTCCGGCTGCGCTACCTGCTGACCGACGCGTGGGCGAAGAACCCGCGTCCGCCAATCTATGACGTGAACCAGATCATGGGCGTGGCCACGCATTGA
- a CDS encoding SDR family NAD(P)-dependent oxidoreductase, with product MNAPTISLHGKTAWITGGSSGIGRACALSLWQAGATVVISARSEAAIACMVAGMVADCGNERVIALPLDVSDREGGIKHYRHSRASCPGRAVRRAASHIGRLSGKTPIKPLS from the coding sequence ATGAACGCCCCCACGATTTCCCTGCACGGCAAGACCGCCTGGATCACCGGCGGCTCCAGCGGCATCGGCCGCGCCTGCGCGCTGTCGCTGTGGCAAGCCGGCGCGACCGTCGTGATCTCCGCCCGCAGCGAAGCGGCAATCGCCTGCATGGTCGCCGGCATGGTCGCCGATTGCGGCAATGAGCGCGTGATCGCGCTGCCGCTGGACGTCTCCGACCGCGAGGGAGGCATCAAACACTACCGTCATTCCCGCGCATCTTGCCCCGGAAGGGCGGTCAGGCGGGCTGCAAGCCACATTGGCCGGCTGTCCGGGAAAACCCCCATCAAGCCGCTGTCTTGA
- a CDS encoding type II secretion system F family protein, translating into MMQFIQGFQADQFVVLALVFVAAFGTVFGVLYVFSPNRMRGRVEQLSGQAGQFMPDAGRQHALIEKLVRWAQPVSRLSLPKEGWENSPLRVRFMNAGWRQAKAAPLYFAAKTVLAVTLPMIGLVAASAHPAFQDHFMMFALLAVLGAIGYYLPNIVLSRKVAQRQRTVFEEFPDVIDLLTVCVEAGLGLDAALMRVADELELRCPVLADELQLMLLELRSGFSKEKALSNLSLRTGVEDVDKFASMLIQADRFGTSLGESLRVLSDMLRTKRRMRAEEQAAKIALKLLFPLIFTIFPSLLLVLLGPAFIQIYRVLLPTMAGQGG; encoded by the coding sequence TTCGGCACGGTGTTCGGCGTGCTCTACGTGTTCTCGCCCAACCGCATGCGCGGCCGGGTCGAGCAGCTTTCCGGGCAGGCCGGACAATTCATGCCCGACGCCGGCCGCCAGCACGCGCTGATCGAGAAGCTGGTCCGGTGGGCGCAGCCGGTGTCGCGGCTGTCGCTGCCCAAGGAGGGCTGGGAAAACTCGCCATTGCGCGTGCGTTTCATGAACGCCGGCTGGCGCCAGGCCAAAGCCGCGCCGCTGTACTTTGCCGCCAAGACGGTGCTGGCCGTGACGCTGCCGATGATCGGACTGGTGGCGGCAAGCGCCCATCCCGCCTTCCAGGACCATTTCATGATGTTCGCGCTGCTCGCGGTACTCGGTGCGATCGGCTATTACCTGCCCAACATCGTGCTGTCACGCAAGGTGGCACAACGCCAGCGCACGGTGTTCGAGGAATTCCCGGACGTCATCGACCTGCTCACAGTCTGCGTGGAAGCCGGCCTGGGTCTCGACGCCGCACTGATGCGCGTGGCCGACGAACTGGAGCTGCGCTGCCCGGTGCTGGCCGACGAACTGCAGCTGATGCTGCTGGAACTGCGCTCGGGCTTCTCCAAGGAAAAGGCGCTGTCCAACCTGTCGCTGCGTACCGGCGTCGAGGACGTCGACAAATTTGCCTCGATGCTGATCCAGGCCGACCGTTTCGGCACCAGCCTGGGCGAATCCCTGCGCGTGCTGTCCGACATGCTGCGCACCAAGCGCCGCATGCGCGCCGAGGAACAGGCCGCCAAGATCGCGCTCAAGCTGCTGTTCCCGCTGATCTTCACCATCTTTCCCTCGCTGCTGCTGGTGCTGCTGGGGCCGGCGTTTATCCAGATCTATCGTGTCCTGTTGCCGACCATGGCGGGACAGGGAGGATAG
- the groL gene encoding chaperonin GroEL (60 kDa chaperone family; promotes refolding of misfolded polypeptides especially under stressful conditions; forms two stacked rings of heptamers to form a barrel-shaped 14mer; ends can be capped by GroES; misfolded proteins enter the barrel where they are refolded when GroES binds), which translates to MAAKDVVFGDAARAKMVEGVNILANAVKVTLGPKGRNVVLERSFGGPTVTKDGVSVAKEIELKDKLQNMGAQMVKEVASKTSDNAGDGTTTATVLAQSIVREGMKYVAAGMNPMDLKRGIDKAVGAAVEELKKVSKPTTTSKEIAQVGAISANSDTSIGERIAEAMDKVGKEGVITVEDGKSLADELEVVEGMQFDRGYLSPYFINNPEKQVVQLDSPFVLLFDKKISNIRDLLPVLEQVAKAGRPLLIIAEDVEGEALATLVVNNIRGILKTAAVKAPGFGDRRKAMLEDIAILTGGTVIAEEVGLTLEKATLNDLGQAKRIEIGKENTIIIDGAGDAGAIEGRVKQIRAQIEEATSDYDREKLQERVAKLAGGVAVIKVGAATEVEMKEKKARVEDALHATRAAVEEGIVPGGGVALLRARAAISALTGDNADQNAGIKIVLRAMEEPLRQIVLNAGEEASVVVAKVIEGKGNYGYNAASGEYGDLVEMGVLDPTKVTRTALQNAASVASLMLTTDCAVAETPKEESAPAMPGGMGGMGGMEGMM; encoded by the coding sequence ATGGCAGCTAAAGACGTAGTGTTCGGCGACGCCGCACGTGCCAAGATGGTCGAAGGCGTGAACATCCTCGCCAACGCCGTTAAAGTGACCCTGGGCCCGAAGGGCCGTAACGTGGTGCTGGAGCGCAGCTTCGGCGGCCCGACCGTGACCAAGGACGGCGTGTCCGTGGCCAAGGAAATCGAGCTGAAGGACAAGCTGCAGAACATGGGCGCCCAGATGGTCAAGGAAGTGGCTTCCAAGACCAGCGACAACGCCGGTGACGGTACCACCACCGCTACCGTGCTGGCCCAGTCGATCGTGCGCGAAGGCATGAAGTACGTGGCCGCCGGCATGAACCCGATGGACCTGAAGCGCGGTATCGACAAGGCTGTCGGCGCCGCCGTGGAAGAGCTGAAGAAGGTCAGCAAGCCGACCACCACCAGCAAGGAAATCGCCCAGGTTGGCGCGATCTCGGCCAACAGCGACACCTCGATCGGTGAGCGCATCGCCGAAGCCATGGACAAGGTCGGCAAGGAAGGCGTGATCACCGTCGAAGACGGCAAGTCGCTGGCCGACGAGCTGGAAGTCGTGGAAGGCATGCAGTTCGACCGCGGCTACCTGTCGCCGTACTTCATCAACAACCCGGAAAAGCAGGTGGTCCAGCTGGACAGCCCGTTCGTGCTGCTGTTCGACAAGAAGATCAGCAACATCCGCGACCTGCTGCCGGTGCTGGAGCAAGTGGCCAAGGCCGGCCGCCCGCTGCTGATCATCGCTGAAGACGTCGAGGGCGAAGCCCTGGCGACCCTGGTGGTCAACAACATCCGTGGCATCCTGAAGACCGCCGCCGTCAAGGCCCCGGGCTTCGGCGACCGCCGCAAGGCCATGCTGGAAGACATCGCCATCCTGACCGGCGGCACCGTCATCGCCGAAGAAGTCGGCCTGACGCTGGAAAAGGCCACCCTGAACGACCTGGGCCAGGCCAAGCGCATCGAGATCGGCAAGGAAAACACCATCATCATCGATGGCGCCGGCGACGCAGGTGCGATCGAAGGCCGCGTGAAGCAAATCCGCGCCCAGATCGAAGAAGCGACCTCGGACTACGACCGTGAAAAGCTGCAAGAGCGCGTGGCCAAGCTGGCCGGCGGTGTTGCCGTGATCAAGGTTGGCGCTGCCACCGAAGTCGAAATGAAGGAAAAGAAGGCCCGCGTGGAAGACGCCCTGCACGCCACCCGCGCTGCGGTGGAAGAAGGCATCGTCCCCGGCGGTGGTGTGGCCCTGCTGCGCGCCCGCGCTGCGATCTCGGCCCTGACCGGCGACAACGCCGACCAGAACGCCGGTATCAAGATCGTGCTGCGCGCCATGGAAGAGCCGCTGCGCCAGATCGTGCTGAACGCTGGTGAAGAAGCTTCGGTCGTCGTTGCCAAGGTCATCGAAGGCAAGGGCAACTACGGCTACAACGCGGCTTCGGGCGAGTACGGCGACCTGGTCGAAATGGGCGTGCTGGACCCGACCAAGGTCACCCGCACCGCACTGCAGAACGCCGCTTCGGTGGCTTCGCTGATGCTGACCACGGACTGCGCAGTTGCCGAAACGCCGAAGGAAGAATCGGCTCCGGCAATGCCGGGTGGCATGGGCGGCATGGGCGGCATGGAAGGCATGATGTAA
- the groES gene encoding co-chaperone GroES yields MNLRPLHDRVIVKRLDNETKTASGIVIPDNAAEKPDQGEVLAVGPGKKDDKGNNIALDVKVGDRVLFGKYAGQGVKVEGQELLVMREEDIMAVVNK; encoded by the coding sequence ATGAACCTGCGTCCTCTGCACGACCGCGTGATCGTGAAGCGTCTGGACAACGAAACCAAGACCGCGTCCGGTATCGTGATTCCCGACAACGCTGCCGAGAAGCCCGATCAAGGCGAAGTGCTGGCAGTCGGTCCCGGCAAGAAGGATGACAAGGGCAACAACATCGCCCTCGACGTCAAGGTTGGCGACCGCGTGCTGTTCGGCAAGTATGCCGGCCAGGGCGTGAAGGTGGAAGGCCAGGAACTGCTGGTCATGCGCGAAGAAGACATCATGGCCGTGGTGAACAAGTAA
- a CDS encoding Bug family tripartite tricarboxylate transporter substrate binding protein translates to MKSSPTCRGKRAWHLAVLTATALAAAPVLAQGTWPSRPIRMVVPSPGGSGPDVLARVFAEQISQALKQPVVVDNKLGANGQLSVDAVVRAQPDGYTILLASASATVMNQAIQPKLPFNIVDDLVPVAQIGSGGVLLVVTPDFPARDMKSFVATVKAQPGKYDYGSWGIGSGGHLAMAQLHTLAGIDLTHVPYKGVPPILTDLQGGVLKIAFVDITTSVPLVKNGKIRPLGITGKHRAPAFPDVPTMAEQGFPMTNEGWYGLFVPKGTPREIIVTLNREINRALRAPALTTRFQQLNMMADPPLTTPEEFARTVRNDYATWASVVKVNGIRPE, encoded by the coding sequence ATGAAATCAAGCCCGACATGCCGCGGCAAGCGCGCATGGCATCTCGCAGTACTGACCGCCACCGCGCTGGCAGCCGCCCCCGTCCTCGCGCAAGGCACCTGGCCCTCGCGCCCGATCCGCATGGTCGTGCCCAGCCCCGGCGGCAGCGGCCCCGACGTGCTGGCGCGCGTGTTCGCCGAGCAGATCTCGCAGGCGCTGAAGCAGCCCGTGGTGGTCGACAACAAGCTCGGCGCCAACGGGCAGCTGTCGGTGGATGCCGTCGTGCGCGCGCAGCCGGATGGCTACACCATACTGCTGGCGAGCGCCTCGGCCACCGTGATGAACCAGGCGATCCAGCCGAAATTACCGTTCAACATCGTCGATGACCTGGTGCCGGTGGCGCAGATCGGCTCGGGCGGCGTGCTGCTGGTGGTCACGCCGGACTTTCCGGCCAGGGACATGAAGTCCTTCGTGGCAACGGTCAAGGCGCAGCCCGGCAAGTATGACTACGGCAGCTGGGGGATCGGCTCGGGCGGGCACCTCGCCATGGCGCAGCTGCATACGCTGGCCGGCATCGACCTGACCCATGTGCCCTACAAGGGCGTGCCGCCGATCCTGACCGACCTGCAGGGCGGCGTGCTGAAGATCGCCTTCGTCGACATCACCACCTCGGTGCCGCTGGTGAAGAACGGCAAGATCCGCCCGCTGGGCATCACCGGCAAGCACCGCGCGCCCGCGTTCCCCGATGTGCCGACCATGGCCGAGCAAGGCTTCCCGATGACCAACGAAGGCTGGTATGGGCTGTTCGTGCCCAAGGGCACGCCGCGCGAGATCATCGTGACGCTGAACCGCGAGATCAACAGGGCGCTGCGGGCGCCGGCGCTCACCACGCGCTTCCAGCAACTCAACATGATGGCCGATCCGCCGCTGACCACGCCGGAGGAGTTCGCGCGCACGGTGCGCAACGACTATGCCACGTGGGCCAGCGTGGTGAAGGTCAACGGCATCAGGCCGGAATAG